In the Procambarus clarkii isolate CNS0578487 unplaced genomic scaffold, FALCON_Pclarkii_2.0 HiC_scaffold_464, whole genome shotgun sequence genome, one interval contains:
- the LOC138361552 gene encoding protein SGT1 homolog: MAQLTAREEVTGEEPSQGEPSQEEPSQGEPSRLEPPQAPTSVERIHSEHGSSGKSSCSCGNRPLPITHHQPLPPTPNNHYHKHPTTRDINKQPLPTTTNTTNNNHQPQLPTTNTCTNNLHQSPPSTTTKQPQPPTITTTNNHNHEETQLTTTTDTNNRNYQ, translated from the exons atggcacagctcacagctcgagaggaggtgACGGGAGAGGAGCCGTCTCAAGGAGAGCCCTCCCAAGAAGAGccttcgcaaggtgaaccgtcccgactagagccaccccaagcgcctaccagtgtggagagaattcacagtgaacatgggagcagtggaaagtCCAGCTgtagttgtgggaaccgacct CTGCCTATAACTCAtcaccaaccattaccaccaacacccaacaaccattaccacaaacACCCAACAACCAGAGACATCAACAagcaaccactaccaacaaccacaaataccaccaacaacaaccatcagccacaactaccaacaaCTAATACCTGCACAAACAACCTTCatcaatcaccaccatcaacaacaaccaaacaaccacaaccaccaacaatcacaaccaccaacaaccacaaccacgaaGAAACACAATTAacaacaaccactgacaccaacaACCGCAATTACCAataa